The Sphingobacteriales bacterium DNA segment ATCCGACAAAAAAGGCAAATAAGGAGTTTTTATCTTTTATAAAACCAATATCACAAAGTCAGCACCTTATTGTTGAAGTGCTGACTTTGTTGTTTGTACTGCTGCCTCGTATTCTTGCTTTAAATCTTCAGCCACTACGCCGCCTTGTCGGGCATCAAAATTTTCCTGAAATTTGGGCAAACTGAAATGCGCTACTATATCCGCCCCGTGTATCGGAAAACGCACCAAAGCTGCTTCCATTACACTTTTGCCTCCTCTGCCCCCCGACGAAGTAGAAAGCAGCAACATTTTTTTATTATCAAATAATTTTGATTTATAGCGACTTGTCCAATCCAGCAAATTTTTGAAATACGCCGAATAAGAGCCATTGTGTTCGGCTAAAGATATAATAATTAAATCGGCACTGTCTAAGTAGCGGCTAAATGTTTTTACATCTGCCGGAATACCCGTTTCTTGCTCTACATCTATTGAGTAAAGTGGTGCGTGAAAATCATTCAAATCTAAAATTTTCACAGCAGCAGCCTCAAATAGTTGTGCAGTATAAGAAGCAAAAATTTTATTGATAGAACTGCGGCTGGAGCT contains these protein-coding regions:
- a CDS encoding NAD(P)H-dependent oxidoreductase; its protein translation is MQPTIIAFGASSSRSSINKIFASYTAQLFEAAAVKILDLNDFHAPLYSIDVEQETGIPADVKTFSRYLDSADLIIISLAEHNGSYSAYFKNLLDWTSRYKSKLFDNKKMLLLSTSSGGRGGKSVMEAALVRFPIHGADIVAHFSLPKFQENFDARQGGVVAEDLKQEYEAAVQTTKSALQQ